From the Elaeis guineensis isolate ETL-2024a chromosome 16, EG11, whole genome shotgun sequence genome, the window GCCAATAAATTCCAGCTTTTGCTTGCAATACAACATGCAAGATCGCCAGCAATTGAAGAATTTCTGGAATTATACCAACTATATCTCACTTGAGGACGAGAAGTTCACCAATGTGATACCATCACccaaatattattcataatgtcCTTCGACATGACTGCAGTATCCATCAAAGATTCCATTCTCTATTAAAGCCACAGGCCTCCTCCAACCCCTTATCACAGAAATGTCGGTTCTCCCTCAAGAGTGATCTCTAAAATCCACCATGCTTTCCTACTTTCTTCATGCTTTCCAATAATTATGCATAATGAATTTTCACGTACTCTGATTGTACCGAGTAATGGGATACCCCCCCCCCCTTCATCAACAAACTAAAATCCTGCCTCGCCCCCCCTACAAAGTCTAACTGATGGCTCAATAAAGAATCATGTGATGCACCTACAATAACATCCGCCATTACCTCTACCAGAAGGAACCAACACAGCATTGAAATCCAAAGCCATACCAATGATCTCCCAAAAACTTAATTATTTTTCTGAGCATACTTGCTTCCCTGACAAAAATGCAGGACTCAACCATATAAGCATCATTTGTGTCGATCAATAAAACCCTCTTCAATCCAGAGCATCACCATAAAGTGAAAGTTCCCACCAATCGTGAACCTATTCCATCACAATCCAGATAACAGTGCACTTGACTCAAGCTCGGAAATCAAATCACAAATAGAGAATATGTCAAATCTTAATGTCTTCGAGAGACAACTTTTAGGAATTTCTAGGTATGACCTACCATGAAACAAATTTGACCACCACCACCATCCATTCGTTATAATCAGGGGGGCCTTGCAACCTTCAAGGCATCAACCCCTCAACAGTCATCCAGATCCACTTTCTGGTCATCACCTACTTTAAAGGCCTCATGAGCTTGACAGTGAAGATCAGTCCTAACCTCCAAAGTAATGTATTAAGCACTTGCACTCTTGCATGCACTTCCCCACCCAATTTGCCACTACTAGGTTCCCAAGACCTTCACATCCATCCCATCAATAACAAACTTGTGGCGCCGCAATTATACTACTGTCTGTCCAAAGTTGTACTTTGTGATCATGCAATTCTAGCAAGAACACAAGCTGCATTCTGCCTTAAGCAAGAGTGCAACATATATGTCATATCCCTTACCACCTTCATGTATTCGAAATCTAGCATCATCAAACAACAGCCATCACCATTAGAAACCTAGATACCCCTGCAGATGCAAAACCTAGAGCAAGGAAGTCAATCTAAGAAGGAAAATGTGCATCAAATGTTGCAGTTCTGTGGGCAAGTTTCTAAGATGACATTTCATTATCAAGTGACAAAATTTTCCTCCTCCGAACAAGAAGAATGcctcacatcagtcggccattCACAATCCAACTGTGAAGTGGAAGTAACGAATTGAacaatcctatatgatctcaaaaCCAGACTGAATCAAGTTAAAGACCTCTGAGTGGAAGAACTGTATCCGATCATATGAGCATATCGAACAACTCCTCATATACTAATGAAAGAATCGCCGTTCAATCTGGCCTATGGAATAGAAGCGATGAtttcacttgagatcggattaccatcagcaagAGTAAAGCAATATAATGAACCAAGCAATTCAGAATGTCGAAGAGCCGATCTAGACTTACTTCAGAAGTCCGATAGcaggctcaagttcggatggcagcatatcgACAAGAGTAGCccggtattataatgcaaaagttaagccGAAAGTCTTCCTTTTAGCTTATGGTAGAGCAATGCTAAATGGATATTCAAAGAACTCAGAGGAATCTAGAGATGGAGATTTAACTTCAAAGACATTACTCATCTTGATGTGTTGGTTTATGTCTATACAGTACTATATCAAAGTAAATTAGTTTTCATGAGAAACTTAATTTGATGCTTCCATAGTCCACATTTTAAGCATTCAGCTTTATAATACATATAATATGAGTGACAGAAAGAACAAATATGATCATCAACTAGATATACTTACAAGATGGTTTGATGGCTCATCAAGCAATATAATGTGGGGTTTTTTGAAGGTGATCTTTGAAAATGCAACCCTGCTTTTCTGACCACCTGAAAAATGGGGAAAATTCAGATGATCTTAAATTTGGACAAAACATTGATAGCAACATGCACACAATCAACATCTACTAAAAATGGTCTAGAGACTACATCGATTTgtttttgttttcaaaaaaaatcagtgAGCATAAAGATCATTGAAGTTAACTGGTCAATTTATGCATGTTGTAGTAAGCCATTAATCCTTACCTGACAGAGTGTACATTGGCTGGAGTGCAAGATTTCCCGTAATACCAAATGAACCCAAATGAGCTCTAAGTTTCTGTTCAGGTACTCCCTGCAAAAAGCAGATGTCATCTTAAGTGGTTTCTTCTAACAAATTCTCTCAAGTAATGACACTTTCACTGAAAAAATTCTGCAACAATTGAtggagataataaaattaaactgtgatagtgaagagtcctattccTTTGATAACGTACTGGTTTATTTAACCTCAGTGAATAAGAATATTGATTGCAAATTAAGTGAACTAaaaaaatgagcaatagaataaGGGTAGTTTAGTTACAATCAGCTACATGCACACTTGCCAGGGCAATCTCCCATGTTGGAACCCCTGATAGCAAGTTTAAATGATAGGCCGTGATTCAAACTCCATGGCCATTCAGCTGGGAATTCTACTATATGAATACCCAAATGCACTACTACTGGCATCatagcaatgaaaatattacTATTGTTTTCCTTACTGATCCCTGCTCGCATTTCAAGCCACTGCAACTTACCTAGAATAACAGTTAATACGCCCTCTTTGGAAAACATTCTACTCTACAACCGTGTATCATCACATGGGGGAAACAAATGGGTGGAGCCACATGTTAGTGCTCATGGTTGatatattcaagataattatgtaTTTACAAAATAATGCCTCAATTCATCCTATTTCATTAGATCCAGGATGTGATATAGTTCCGAAGGATGAACTGGATATGGATTATGGACAGTTACAATAAGATTTCATTCTTGAGAAAAAtccattttttgatttatttcatcTACTCCATGGGAACAAAGGGGGATACACATTGCACTAGAAAATCCTTGCTATCCACCTACCCATGAGTGTCAATAGAGGAATAAGGAGCAATAGTCCCAATGCTATTACATCAATTTCTAAGTTTTCAATGTCCTTTATCAAACCAAGATCTGAACAAACTTTTGATGGGAAAAAGAAACTTgggcaaaaatcaaaataatgctcTCTACTTACAGGGTAGCATCGCATCATATAGAGAAGGGGATTTGAAGATAGGTCGAGCCCATCGACATGGTGTTGGCTAAATACAGCCATACGAACCTGTGGAAAGGTAATTGAAAGATTTTAATTCCTTACAGAATACCAGAAATGAGTCAAAAAACTATCTAAATGAACCAATATTAGCAATTTATGGGTTATATGAAAATATATTGCATCAAAGAAAATACATAAGGGAATATAGGAAATTGAAAAGGATGGTATCAATAGACTACCAAGTAAAGCATATAAGAATAAAGTCAACTGGATCACCATTTCATAAGATCTCACACACATTTGTTACTGAAATGCATCTACATCCACTAGTTAGATGCCTGCAGAATGCATGTATCAGTGTATGTTCCTTCCCAATTAATCTAGCAGCCTTCACTATTAATTGCTCTTCCATAAACACCAATAAAGGAGCTTTATAGGAATGGATAAGAATTTTTTGCATAAAGAGTTTTTGCCTTGGTTCAAAACTCTTTAGCAATTGAGATAAGGTTTAACAATTGAACAGCTCAAATCCACACCCATCTAGAACGAAGTTTATAAACTGAATTAACATGAGCAGAGCTTTTTAGTTTTCGTGCAAAAGAATTAAGCTTAAGTTAAATTGTCAATAACTTAGATTTACCATGATCCTATTCTCATATTCAGCTCATATTTTGATAAATCCACAAATTAGCTGGTTTTGTAAACTGTGGTCATATCAGAAACACTCAGGGAAGAATGACGGAATAggattttctatcaaaatttcattAAAGTGCAATGGACATTTTTAGATTATCCATTTACAAGCTATgaagtaaaaataataataatacttgATATAGTTTTTGTCTATAACAATGaatcatttattataaaaaaggGTGGCCTAGTACACGATGCACCTGCCATTGGGGGGTCTGCAAGGGATCAGATGTAAACATCCTTACACCAGCAATAGGAGAGGCTGTTTCCGTATTTTGAACCCATTATATCCAGATCATGATGGAGCAACCTTACCCTTGCATCAAGGAACACCCTCAATATTAACTCATTTATTGTCACTTTTATTTACCTTATGTGCATACGCACATGCACATAAAGGCAGCTTATGCACAACCAAAGAAATATTTGACTCTGAAATTGTGTGACTGCAGACAGGATCATAATCTTTGTTGTAATGAGAAACGACCCTCACTGTACCACAACAAAAGTTACAAAACCAATATTAACTGGATTTACTTCCGGTACTGTAGCAGGGGACAAAACACCAGAAGGGAAAACACAGTCTTTGTAGATTAGGAGAAAAAAACATTGGAAGGACAAATATTACCTTTGCAGAACGAAACACGGTTCCAGAAGTTGGTTGAAGTTCTCCGGATATTAACTTGAGTAAGGTGGACTTGCCAATGCCATTTGGACCAACCACTGTgataaatttaaattactaaattaaGGGGGGAAGAACAAAGAATGATGAGATAGTAGACATCATAACCATGATATGAAGCACTTACACTATGTAAGAgaataaaatcatatggattcAAACATGTTAGACCACACAAAAGTAGTCTCATACGACATACCTATTCCATGACAATCAGCCTAAAATAAGCTGATAAAATAACTTAAAAGAGCAAGCAGATTAATGCAAGTCAAAATTAAATGACAGCAATCACAAGAAGGCTTTTCAATGGACATCTAAAAAGGTTCTATTCTTTTCCTCTCCCCCTCAACTATAATGGACATATGGATATTCTTTCTCTGTGCGTGCGTGcatgcatgttttttttttttgggaggttTTGTTGGGGGGGTGGATCTATCAAATTACAGAGAACGCATCCTCAGCAAAAGAAGATTACATTCTAATTTGATATATAAGCATGAGAGAGTCATTGATTCTTACTTGCAATGCGACTGTCAAGGTCTATGCCAAAATTCAAGTTTTTAAACAAGATGGGCCCTCCTGGATAACCAAATGATGCATCGCTGCAACCAAACATGACATGTTCAGTAAAATATTCATAAAAACTCAGACCACTAAAATAATCGAGTAAAAAAGGATTGGACAGGATTAACATAGTAAGGAACATGTCATGCTAAAGGGCTTATCATTTCTAATTTAAAGGAGAATGGAACAAACAACTACATATAGCTAAAGCTTTACAAAATGGAACCTGAAACTTATAATTGGAGGCCCTGGTCTGTCATCTGGGGTTGGGAACTCAAATTTGTAGCtgggaagggaaaaaaaaaaggcttagCATATGGAAGACAGAAACAAATGATCTGCAATATTGAAGATCAAATTGGAAATTAGAAGaacggatactctggatcattgaCGACAGCATCTACATGACCCATTCGGTCCAATGCCTGAATCATTCATAACATGAGTCAACAATGACAAAAATGCATGACCATGTATTTTAAGTAAATATAGCATAATTACAACCTAGAACTCTTGGGAATAAATTAGCCAAGCCAACTAGCAAGGGTAAACAGACAcccaataaaaagaagaagaagaaagaaagagacaaGCACCTTGATTCTTGACTGAACAAGGGATGCCCGTTTTGCATTGTACCGAAATTTGTCGATGAAAGCCTGCATAGCAAAGCTTACAGTTTACATTTTCTGTAAGTGAAGAAATGACTTTACCAATTATCATCGTTCCAGtccaaaaataatataatttacagAACACCTGTTCCACATcagatgaaagaaaaaggggaacaACATACTATGGTGGATGCTTAGGCCTCTTCCTAGAATGCACATGGTGCAAAATTTAGTGATTTATCATTTATACCACTAGCCTGCCAGTTCTTTCTCATTTGGACTACTTACAAGTATATGGCCAGATATCTTGACAGAAAAGAACATAAATGATAGGTACTCCATTTCTTAAGAAGAAAACAGTCAATGAAATAGTTAGATAAATCAGTTTCTTTGATACAGGAAACAAATTTTTTGCTGTGTGTATAATTTAGATTGAACAGAAGCATATTTCATCCCATTAACAATATCAAATATAGATTCCcctcataaaaataaataaataactgatGAACAAGGCAATAAATATCATCTATCAAAAGTCAGTATCTGAAAAGGACAATAATTCCATATTGCCAAATATCCCTCCCAAGGATAAAATATTATCCATAAACTTGATCTCTTCTCCCCCCCCTCTATGTTGGAAACAATATGATGGAAGAAGGCAAACAGTATGTGCAATAGAACTTGATGTACTGAACCAAATTTTACCAAACAGGGCATTGAATGCTTCTAGAAGCCTTCACTACTATATGCAGTGGAATTCCATGCATTGAACAATAGGTTTCAGCTAATATCCTACAGAATCTGGATAAGAAAACTGTTTTGACACCAGTAATGCATATGTACAGCAGGGGTGTCTTTTTGGTGGCAGACCTGCATGTGGGCCCTAGCCTTTTCGTTCGATTCGAAGGCCTTCTGTTGATTTTTGAGCTGCTCTTCACGTGTCTTCTCAAACGTATCATAGTCCCCTTTGTAAGTAGTCAGCTTTTGTCCATGTAAATGGATAATATCTGTAACTACCTGGATAAGATCGGGAAATAATCATCacaacaaaaaatatattttctgctTCATACTAAAGCTAGATGGATAAAAACAACTTCATTTTGAGGAAATGTTACACCAGAGATCAATTAAAAATATACCGTATTCAAAAACTCTCTAGCATGAGAAACCACAATAAATGTCTTGGGCCATCTAACCAGATATGATTCCAGCCATAATACGGCATGAAGATCAAGATGGTTCTGCAAAAATGAAACATTTAATGCAACTCTCCCAAAGAACCAGAAGAATCTAAGGCATATCATATTCACAAATTACCGTTGGTTCATCAAGTAGTAGTAAATCAGGCTCAATAAACAGAGCACGTGCAAGAGCTATTCGCATCCGCCATCCACCTGAAAATGTTTTCGTAGGCTTCCGCTGCATTTCTGGAGTAAAGCTAAGACCCTGAAAGTTTTCAATTTCATTACAAGATCCTATACAGCTAAGGCAGCAGCAATAATTTTGAAGCAAATGGTGAAAAACATATGCTTAATGAAACtaagtgataaaatatttttacttttATACCTAATTAAATGTTTATGTACATGCCTGTGTGTTGCTGACATTAGCACATGCATGCACATATAGATGTTCATCTGTGCTTATATGCATATGCATGCAACaatctaaaagagaaaaaaatgttgCATGCATGTATGAACGGCATGATGAATTATATATCACTCCAGTAAATAACTGAAAGGGAACAAAGAACAGCAACAAAGCAATGGGAGCATAAAGTGTTGATTCTTCAGTCCAGAAAATTCAGCACCAATACTGCCAACCAGCATAAATACCACAACTCCTTAACCGTCAGTATAAAACCAGGCAAAATCTGTTTTATTTTGGTTTTTACAAAGTAAAACTACTCAGACAAAagcatttttttcaatatttccatcttttttttggggggggagtGGGAGGATGCCAAATCAACTCAGGCCCTTTTGATGTCATAAAAAAGACAAGTGACACACACCAAACATACATTCAAacataacattttttttttccttttgcaaTATTAACACTTTCTTCTGTGGTAAACAAGTGAATTCAAGCTAGCAGCAAGCAACCATTTCACAAGATGATAACATGAAAAATCTTCAGCCTCCCTCGAAAAAAGAGCTGCCAAACTTGCCAAAAACATATCTTAACGAATAACTTGTTGTCAATTGAGAGCACACTGTATTTTTTTCACCTTCTTTTCTATCCTCAAAGCCAATAAGAAGATAACCTAAACTATGAATCCTTGTTATCACATGGGCGTAAGCTTAGCATACTTGTAGCAAGAAATTCATAAGAAGGCCATTTTTCTTTAGACTTGAGTATCATAGGACCTGCAATTCATGAGATTTTTAGATATCTATCCATTTACCATAATGTTTTGCTTCCTTGTTCAGATACTTATCCTGATATTTTCGTATGGTCTATTTCTAACGGCCAAGAACAAGTGTTAACAAAAAACATGATGCCTTAATAAATGAGAAATAGATATAGAAAACTCTTAACTGGACATGTTCAAATCCGAAACAATAAAAATACCTTCATTCAGTAAATAACTTGCAATGAATTAGTAAATGATAAAGGTCAACAGAGACTTGATGGGTCTAAATTACTAACCGCCAAAATCGAAGCAGCACGGGACTCTGCAGAATCAGCATCAATAAACTCAAGCCTTTTGTATATCTCTTCGAGTCTTTTTGAAATAGCATTTTTGTCCATTGAACCATTAGCCTTGGAATTACTCTTTCCTGTTTCTTCATCATCTTCTAGATCTCTCTTCCGGACAACAGCATATGTGTCAGTGCATTAAGTGATGCAGAAAACAAATACTAAAGCAAAGTGACTATGCAGAACTAAAGAAAGTATGTCGAccagtaaaattttataatacaCAATAACACTATTAAACCTGTTGTGAAAGTAGATgagcttcttcttccaagagttgAATTCTCTCAATATCAGAGTTCAGGACACACTGCAGGGCTGTTGTGTCGTCTCCCTCAACTTCTTGCTCCACATGTAGTATTTGGCAGTTCTTAGGAATACCATCAATAGCATGCATAGCCATATGCCTCAGGAAAGAAGTTTTACCGGTACCATTTCTCCCAACAAGACCTGATAATAAAGAAGCATGAAAAGGTGTAAGTCTGCAAGAGAATCGATCTTAAGAATTCTATCAACTTTTTATATCACCATTTGAAATAGAAACATGCTCAAATAGGAAAAAAGTGTGGCAGACATttgcaaatataaattttaaatgagGATCAAAGATAGTAGTAGTTATTATTCCTTTTCTCCTTGATTACAAGCTACAGCATTCTAAAAGATACTAATGCTGGCCTAACAAGCCGACTCTACAAACAAGCTAACATCAACCACTTCTGCAATCCACGAGATATACTTCCATTTTTAGTATTCTAATCATGAAATATTTATACACACTTTCCCACAATAAGAATGTTTAATCTATCATTATTTTCACTATTTCCATTGTTATAGTTTATGCATCACGTTTTCTCTTTGAATTCATTTTCAAAACTCAGCAGAGACACTGAAGAACCCAAAATGCAAGATCTGTCTTTCTTTTCACAGCCAAATTGTACTTCCAGAGAATATTTCCGTGGTGACAATTTATAATCATGGCAAGACAAGTTGGATTCCTTTTTCCTTCATTTTAATGATCAGTGGCTGACTATATTGCATTAACTTTGTGGGATGGTAAAACAAAAACCAACAACTTTTAGATACGATGGCATGCATATAGAGAATGCACAAGAATATGATCACCATTAATAATCAAGAGCATATAAactattaaatataaaaattataaggcTGTTATTTGTCCAAATTTTATATAGAAGTTGTATTTTGTTAGAATATTTGGAAAGCATGAACATAGCTTATGTAAATGctgtccttttcttttccttgtcACTGGATATTTAAGCACATGTGCCAGTCTCACTGATATAATGGAAATGGGGAAATGACAGCATAAAACGTTCATTACACGCAGCAGTGTCATTAAGGAGAAACAGATGTATATAAGATCCGGTGACACATGACTAGGTTAAGCATTTGCAAGATGACCGACAAGAACTCTTTGTGAATAGTGGGACAAACTAGCAAATCAAACAACTCGCCATCAATGGAAGTTCTCCACAATGTTTTCTACTTTATGGAAAAAAAGATTGAGAACAAATTGGGCATTAACAAAGTCAAAGGGAGATATCATCACCTTGGAGGCAACAACAAGCAAACAGCTTAGGTAGCCACATCCTAGTTTTTTTCCTAAGAACATGAACAATGACTGCTGTAGAACACTACTGAACCAGAACAGAAATGGGAGAAACTTACATTCCAACCTttctctaattcagtgacagcatagaaaatatatttttacaaACATTGATTTTGAATTAAATATAGGTGGTCTTACTATGTGCCCAAACCCTATTCCTCAATCAGGTTTAAAGATACATGAAACATAGCCTGCCAAGTTCGAGGGATAGAGTTTGAACCCATATCATGCCATTGGCACATTAATCACGTTACTGACAGACCATCAACATAACAAGAAAAGTACATGACTTTCCTAGAGTAACAAGCTGGGAAATTAAGTCACTTAACTACCATCCATCATCTGATGATAGAAAATACAAGATGGGTAACTacaaattgtatgaatcagaaactGACCATAGTGCCTTCCAAATGAAAGAGTCACTGAAACATCTGTGATAAGATCACGACCACCAACCGAAACAGTAAAGTTCTCCATATGGATATCCCTGACAGCTGACCCCTCATTTCCACCATGATTTACGCATACAACAGGCATCCCTGCTCTAACTGCCTCCATCTCCGCCAAATGCATTTGATATTGAGCCTGATCAGCAAAAGGTACCAGAATAAAGCGAAAGCCAAATGACAGCACAAGTAGCCGAACTCAAATGTTATTATGAAACATAACAATAAGCCCCAGGACTTGTTGACAGGTCTTTAGACTTCCAAGATTGGTAAAGCCAATCAATACAGAAACTGCAGACTTTACAGGAGGTAATAGTTTTCACATAAATGTCCTAAGGAAAACTAAGTGAATTGTATCAATTTAATAACCACTGGATAAAACTGAATAGGGAAATCATATTCAGAGTTTGCATTCATTGCACTTACCTGTCTCTGCCGctcctctttcctctttcttctatcAAGCTTTGCTTTATCACGTTCCGAGAGCACTGGACCATCAAGTGCCTCCGGCTGTTTCTTTCGGGTTTCAGTCTCGTCCATCCCATCATACATCCGCAAAGGTGTGGCTAGACTTCTAACAGCTTCTTTAGGTTTCACTA encodes:
- the LOC105059011 gene encoding ABC transporter F family member 3 — encoded protein: MAEVASSVVQEVLGDRARDVDQPIIDYIINVLADEDFDFGIDGDGAFEAVGELLVDSGCVRDDAEGHLVCSKISEKFGKHGLVKPKEAVRSLATPLRMYDGMDETETRKKQPEALDGPVLSERDKAKLDRRKRKEERQRQAQYQMHLAEMEAVRAGMPVVCVNHGGNEGSAVRDIHMENFTVSVGGRDLITDVSVTLSFGRHYGLVGRNGTGKTSFLRHMAMHAIDGIPKNCQILHVEQEVEGDDTTALQCVLNSDIERIQLLEEEAHLLSQQRDLEDDEETGKSNSKANGSMDKNAISKRLEEIYKRLEFIDADSAESRAASILAGLSFTPEMQRKPTKTFSGGWRMRIALARALFIEPDLLLLDEPTNHLDLHAVLWLESYLVRWPKTFIVVSHAREFLNTVVTDIIHLHGQKLTTYKGDYDTFEKTREEQLKNQQKAFESNEKARAHMQAFIDKFRYNAKRASLVQSRIKALDRMGHVDAVVNDPDYKFEFPTPDDRPGPPIISFSDASFGYPGGPILFKNLNFGIDLDSRIAMVGPNGIGKSTLLKLISGELQPTSGTVFRSAKVRMAVFSQHHVDGLDLSSNPLLYMMRCYPGVPEQKLRAHLGSFGITGNLALQPMYTLSGGQKSRVAFSKITFKKPHIILLDEPSNHLDLDAVEALIQGLVLFQGGVLMVSHDEHLISGSVGELWVVSEGKVTPFSGTFLDYKNMLKSGN